One window from the genome of Chroogloeocystis siderophila 5.2 s.c.1 encodes:
- a CDS encoding ABC transporter substrate-binding protein: MQSSSDTQVIDDTETSLTLLKPAKRIVSLTATGIDILFELGLQPVGYLTKGIANRPEFYGEFKQQITPVGSWMFPQINRIKALQPDLILGWAFPHRFYKTWLNNIAPVYLMNKTGYEATLQRLRDIGYLCDRTETAEIAIAQFEQCLDIYRNSITTPRKTVLMMGGSILNFWMGKFLVETDRGTLGSILQQFTHYPWHQPEHRGEPGLMTLSLRQILAVNPDIIFVQTYSPSKVPLSQQLTNHSLWQQLQAVQNYQVYEVDQFWHSGTGTRMLRLILDQLLPKIYPNLR, from the coding sequence TTTGACAGCAACAGGAATAGATATTCTTTTTGAACTTGGGTTACAGCCCGTGGGTTATCTAACCAAAGGTATCGCAAATCGACCCGAATTCTATGGCGAATTCAAACAGCAGATTACACCAGTTGGTTCGTGGATGTTTCCCCAAATCAATCGCATCAAAGCACTACAACCAGATTTAATTCTCGGATGGGCGTTTCCGCATCGGTTTTATAAAACTTGGTTGAACAATATTGCACCTGTCTATTTGATGAACAAAACTGGCTATGAAGCTACATTGCAACGATTGAGAGATATAGGATATTTGTGCGATCGCACCGAGACAGCAGAAATTGCGATCGCGCAGTTTGAACAGTGTCTAGACATCTATCGCAATTCCATTACAACACCGCGCAAAACAGTGCTGATGATGGGCGGTTCAATCCTAAATTTCTGGATGGGTAAATTCCTTGTTGAAACAGATCGAGGCACACTTGGTAGCATTTTGCAACAATTCACGCATTACCCGTGGCATCAACCGGAACATCGTGGAGAACCAGGATTAATGACACTCTCGCTGCGGCAAATCTTAGCAGTCAACCCCGATATTATCTTTGTGCAAACTTATTCACCTTCCAAGGTTCCTCTTTCGCAACAGCTTACAAATCACTCGTTGTGGCAACAACTGCAAGCAGTCCAAAACTATCAAGTCTACGAAGTCGATCAGTTTTGGCACAGTGGTACTGGTACTCGAATGCTGCGCCTGATCCTCGATCAATTATTACCCAAGATTTATCCAAATTTAAGATAA